Genomic DNA from Lutibacter sp. A80:
TCCGCAACCAGCTCCATAGAAATAAACATGTGTTATTTTCTCTTTATGAAATTGAAAATCTTCATTTTCTTCTACACGGCTTTGTAATAAATCACCTGGAAAAACGGCAGGATTTAAACCTGCTGTTCTTGTTTTAAGTACAACCTCTCCTTTATTGTCTAACAAAATCCAATCGGCTTTTGTTGAGCCTCCATCAGCTATTAGAATCATTCTTTATGAATTTAACTATGAATATAACTTATTTATTATTATTTAACTGCATTAATGTACTCAGCTAAATCAACTAATTTTGTTGAATAACCGTATTCATTATCGTACCAAGAAATAATTTTTACAAAATTATCGTTTAATCCGATACTTGCATTTGCATCAAATGTTGAAGTTTTAGATTCAGAAACAAAATCTTGAGAAACAACACCTTCTTCAGTATATCCTAAAACACCTTTTAATTCGTTTTCTGATGCTTTTTTAATTGCTGCTTTTACTTCTTCAAAAGGAACTCCTTTTTCTAAACGACAAGTTAAATCTACTACAGATACATCAACAGTTGGTACTCTAAATGCCATACCTGTTAATTTTCCATTTAATTCTGGAATTACTTTTCCAACAGCTTTTGCAGCTCCTGTAGATGCAGGTACAATATTGTTTAAAGAAGCACGACCTAATCTAAAATCTTTTTTAGATGGACCATCAACTGTAAATTGTGTTGCAGTAGCAGCGTGTACAGTAGTCATTAATCCTTCAACAATTCCAAAGTTATCATTTAATACTTTAGCAATTGGTGCTAAACAGTTAGTTGTACAAGAAGCATTAGATACAATAGTATCAGCTGCAGTAATTTTATCATTATTTACACCCATTACAAACATTGGTGCATCTGCAGATGGTGCAGAAATTGCTACTTTTTTAGCTCCAGCTTTAATGTGTTTTCCAGCTCCTTCTAAGTTTGTGAAGATTCCAGTACAGTCTAAAACTACATCAGCTTCAACTTCATCCCATTTTAAATCTTCTGGGTTACGTTCAGCAGTAATTCTAATTTCATTTCCGTTTACAACTAATTTACCATCTTTTACATCAATAGTTCCGTCAAATTGACCGTGAACTGAGTCATACTTTAATAAGTAAGCTAAGTGATCTACAGCTAGTAAATCGTTAATTCCTACAACTTGTACATTTGGTCTACTAGCAGCTACTCTAAAAGCTAATCTACCGATTCTACCAAATCCGTTAATTCCAATTTTAATTGTTGACATGTTTATTGTTTTTATCTATTAATCTATATATTAAACTGAAGTTATTTCAGCTACTTTTAATAATTCTTTATCTATATCGTTGTTCAATTTAATAGCCTTATTAAGGGCAACTGTAGTAACTTGATTGTTAGTAATACCAACCATAACACCAGACGATCTGTCTAATAAATGCTCTACTGCTGCTACACCTAATCTACTCGCTAAAACTCTATCTGAACAACTAGGGCTTCCTCCTCTTTGCATATGTCCTAAAACAGAAACTCTTATATCATAATCTGGAAAAATCTCTTTAATATGATCTCCTAATTCAAATACATTTTTACCAATTTTATCTCCTTCAGAGACAACAACAATACTAGAGGTTTTTCCTCTTTCTCTACTTCCTCGAAGAGAATCAACCAATCTATCTAATCCTAAATCTTTCTCAGGAATTAAAATTTCTTCGGCTCCGGCTCCAATACCTGTATTTAATGCTATAAATCCTGCATCACGTCCCATTACCTCAATAAAAAATAATCTATTGTGCGAACTAGCAGTATCTCTAATTTTATCAATAACATCTACAACTGTATTTAAAGCTGTGTCATACCCAATTGTTCTATCCGAACCATAGATATCATTATCAATAGTTCCAGGAATACCAATTATTGGAAAATTAAATTCTTGAATAAATTTTAAGCCACCAGTAAAAGTTCCATCTCCACCAATAATAACAAGTGCACCTATACCGGCTTCTTTCAAATTATCATAAGCTTTTTGTCTACCTTCTTCTGTCCTAAATTCTTGACATCTTGCAGATTTTAAAATAGTACCTCCTTTGTTAATAATATTACTAACATGTCGGGAAGATAATTCTTCAAAATCTCCGTCAATTAATCCTTGGTATCCTCTATAGACACCAACACAATCTACTCTGTAATATGTACAAGCTCTAACTACAGCTCGTATGGCAGCATTCATCCCTGGAGCATCTCCTCCAGACGTTAAAACTGCTATCTTATTTATTGGTTCATTCATAGGTTAAAATTAATTTACCAAAGGTACTTTGAAATGGAATTTTATCCTACAAAACCGTTTTTTTTTCACTAAAACGATTTCGCAAAAAACCTCTGTAAATCAAGGGTTTCACTAAGTAAATTTGAAATTTTAAAAAACTTATATTCAGATATTTACAGTAAAAATAATTAAAATATTTTTGATACTCAATTATTTTAAAAAATATTTTTTCAACACTTTTAAAGAAACATTTTAAAAAGTAAAAAATTACTTCTTTTGCACAAAAAAACCATTCAATAAAATTATTGAATGGTCTCTAAATACAAATTATAATTTATAATTAAATATCAGTTTAATAAGATGTTAAAACCAACCTAACAAGGCACGGGTTTACAAATACGATATCTATTCTATAATTTTAAAAATGAATGAATTTAAAGTATCCAATTTAATATTGGCAACTCCTACTCCATTTTCAACAATTAAATTGGTTTTTGTTGTATTATACAATTGGTCTTCTAATATATATGTACCATCTTTTAAATTCCATTTTTTAATTATTTCTGAAGGAATTTGTAGGTCCAAATCGTAATTTACTAAATCATCAAAATTTGAAATTATCAATAGCTTTTCATTTTCACTCCAACGCACAAATGAAAATATTTTACGTGTATAGTTCTCTAAATTTTGTCTATTGTAATGATGAATTTCTGCATATTCGCCCATTAATGCTTCACTTTTTATTGTAAAGTTTAATAAACGTTTATAAAAATCGCGTAAATCTTTTTCTTCAGGAGTAGAGTTTCCTCCATCAAATTTACCACCATTCATCCAACGTTGATGTGTTGGCACACCTATATAATCGAAAATTGAAGTTCTGGTAGGCGATCCAAAACCTGCATTTTCTGCTCCTGGCTCACCTACTTCTTGTCCAAAATAAATCATTGTTGGCGATGTGCTTATTGTTGCTGAAACTACCATTGCTGGCTTTCCTTTTTCTGCTACACCTGCAAAATCTGGACTTGCAATACGTTGCTCATCATGATTTTCTAAAAAGTGCAACATATTGTGTTCTATATCTGTTTTATAGTCTTGAATTCCGGTAATATGATCTGTCCATCCGTGTCCTTGCATAATATTTTTAATAGTATCATACAATGCTACTTTATCATATAAATAATCCATTTTTCCTTTAAAAATGTAATCTCTATACATATCTGGATTGTAAACTTCTGCCAATAAAAAAGCATCTGGATTCACCATTTTAATAGCTGAATTCATATAACTCCAAAACTCAACAGGTACCATTTCTGCCATATCGTATCTAAAACCATCAACTCCTTTTTCTGTCCAATACAATGCTATATCTCTAAATTTTATCCAAGAGCTTGGCACTGTTTTATCTTTCCAAAACTCAAAATGTGCTTTGAAATCTTTTGTATCAAAACCTTCTGGTAAAGTGTCAAAATCTTTTCTACCATCTGGGCTAACGCCATAATTAATTTTTACGGTTTCGTACCAATCATTTACGTCTGGACGTGAAGCTCTAGACCCATTACCTGTCCATTTAGCAGGATTCTCATCAAATTTACCATTTGCTAATGGATGCTTTTCACCTCCCAAAGGTAAATAACCATCTCTCCATTCTGGTACTTGAAAAGCTTCTCCAGGATTGTAATAAAAATTATTATTTACATCGTATTGTTTTGTTTTATCATCGCTTTTCCCAAATGGTTCAGCTCCTTCTGGAGTTGATTTTCCTTCATAGTTACGAGCAACATGGTTAGGAACAATATCTATCAATACTTTCATTCCATTTTTATGTGTTCTGTCAATTAAAGCTTCAAACTCTTCTAACCTATTTTCAACATTTTCTGCTAGATCAGGATTTACATTGTAATAATCTTTAACAGCGTAAGGTGAACCTGCTCTACCTTTTACAATATCTGGATCGTCGTTTGAAATTCCAAATTCTGTATAATCTCTAATTACATCATGATGTGGAACACCTGTATACCAAACATAAGTAACACCTAAATCTTTAATTTCTTGAAGCGCTTTATCTGTAAAATCATTAAACTTTCCTACACCATTTTCTTCAATGGTTCCCCAAGGTTTGTTAGTTGTATTTGTGTTTCCAAATAAACGTGTAAAAACTTGATATACTACTTCTTTATGATTTTTTTGTTCCTTCATAATTGCTTTTGAATCTTTTTTTTCGTCATTACAAGCCACAAAAATAATAATTAACGTAGTAATTACACTTAAATATTTTGTTTTCATATTGATACTAATTGGTTTTTGGTTAAAAATTCCTACCATCGCAGGAAAAACAAATCAAACTTATTTTTTAATCAAACTTATTGCAAAACCTCCACCAGCAGCAAGTTTTAATGTTTCCTTTGATTGATTATTTATCTCAATTTTTCTAATGTTTAAATCGGTTGGATTGTCATTCCAATGTGCATTTTTTCCATCTTCATAAACTGTTGCTTCATAGATTCCTTCATCTAAAAAACTAAAATCAATTGTCATTTCTCTAGAGTTTTCATCTGTAATTCCACCAACAAACCAATTTTCTGAAGTACGTTCTTTACGTGCAATAGTAACAAAATCTCCTACTTCACCATTTAACACTTTTGTTTCTTGCCAATCTACACCAACATCTTTAATAAACTGTAATGCAGGATTTCCTTCATAATTTTCAATTAAATCTGCTGCCATTTGCACAGGACTATATATTACTACATACAATGCTAATTGTTGCGCTATAGTTGTATTTACTTGATTTTCTTTTTTCCATGCATCAAATTTAATATCAAAAATACCTGGTGTATAATCAATTGGTCCTGCCAACATTCTTGTAAAAGCTACAATTGGCAAATGTTCTGGGGGATTTCCACCGTCGCTTGCCCAAGCATTAAATTCTTGTCCTCTTAAACCTTCTCTAGAAATGGTGTTAGGATATGTTCTGCGTAAACCTGTAGCCTTAATTGGCTCGTGAGCATTAATTGCTACTTGATATTTAGCTGCTTTTATAATTGCATTATTATATTGATTTACCATATATTGACCGTGATGAAACTCTCCTTTTGGTAATATTTTACCAACATAACCTGTTTTTACAGTATGAATTCCTAAACTTTGCATTAAAGCATAGGCCGTATCTTGTTGTTTTTCATAAGTTTCTGTTGCTGCTGAAGTTTCGTGATGCATTACAATTTCTACACCTTTTTCCTTTCCGTAACGTACAACTTCTTGTAAATCATAATCTGTATAAGGTGTTACAAAATCAAATACGCCTTCCCTATCTTCAAAACCTATCCAATGCTCCCAACCTGTATTCCAACCTTCCACTAATACAGCTCCAATATTATTTTTTGCTGAAAAATCTATAAAAGCTTTTGCGTTTTCTGTAGTTGCTCCATGTTTCCCTGAAGCCATATCCCAACTCGATTTCCCTAAGTGCATTTCCCACCATATACCGGTGT
This window encodes:
- the gap gene encoding type I glyceraldehyde-3-phosphate dehydrogenase, with amino-acid sequence MSTIKIGINGFGRIGRLAFRVAASRPNVQVVGINDLLAVDHLAYLLKYDSVHGQFDGTIDVKDGKLVVNGNEIRITAERNPEDLKWDEVEADVVLDCTGIFTNLEGAGKHIKAGAKKVAISAPSADAPMFVMGVNNDKITAADTIVSNASCTTNCLAPIAKVLNDNFGIVEGLMTTVHAATATQFTVDGPSKKDFRLGRASLNNIVPASTGAAKAVGKVIPELNGKLTGMAFRVPTVDVSVVDLTCRLEKGVPFEEVKAAIKKASENELKGVLGYTEEGVVSQDFVSESKTSTFDANASIGLNDNFVKIISWYDNEYGYSTKLVDLAEYINAVK
- the pfkA gene encoding 6-phosphofructokinase; this translates as MNEPINKIAVLTSGGDAPGMNAAIRAVVRACTYYRVDCVGVYRGYQGLIDGDFEELSSRHVSNIINKGGTILKSARCQEFRTEEGRQKAYDNLKEAGIGALVIIGGDGTFTGGLKFIQEFNFPIIGIPGTIDNDIYGSDRTIGYDTALNTVVDVIDKIRDTASSHNRLFFIEVMGRDAGFIALNTGIGAGAEEILIPEKDLGLDRLVDSLRGSRERGKTSSIVVVSEGDKIGKNVFELGDHIKEIFPDYDIRVSVLGHMQRGGSPSCSDRVLASRLGVAAVEHLLDRSSGVMVGITNNQVTTVALNKAIKLNNDIDKELLKVAEITSV
- a CDS encoding alpha-amylase family protein, with the protein product MKTKYLSVITTLIIIFVACNDEKKDSKAIMKEQKNHKEVVYQVFTRLFGNTNTTNKPWGTIEENGVGKFNDFTDKALQEIKDLGVTYVWYTGVPHHDVIRDYTEFGISNDDPDIVKGRAGSPYAVKDYYNVNPDLAENVENRLEEFEALIDRTHKNGMKVLIDIVPNHVARNYEGKSTPEGAEPFGKSDDKTKQYDVNNNFYYNPGEAFQVPEWRDGYLPLGGEKHPLANGKFDENPAKWTGNGSRASRPDVNDWYETVKINYGVSPDGRKDFDTLPEGFDTKDFKAHFEFWKDKTVPSSWIKFRDIALYWTEKGVDGFRYDMAEMVPVEFWSYMNSAIKMVNPDAFLLAEVYNPDMYRDYIFKGKMDYLYDKVALYDTIKNIMQGHGWTDHITGIQDYKTDIEHNMLHFLENHDEQRIASPDFAGVAEKGKPAMVVSATISTSPTMIYFGQEVGEPGAENAGFGSPTRTSIFDYIGVPTHQRWMNGGKFDGGNSTPEEKDLRDFYKRLLNFTIKSEALMGEYAEIHHYNRQNLENYTRKIFSFVRWSENEKLLIISNFDDLVNYDLDLQIPSEIIKKWNLKDGTYILEDQLYNTTKTNLIVENGVGVANIKLDTLNSFIFKIIE
- a CDS encoding glycoside hydrolase family 97 protein; the encoded protein is MKYIKFAIVLLSITFFSCSKKEITTVVSPNENVQVNFEISSTGAPTYKVMYKNTDVINTSTLGFNFAREMALKDNFEIINTTSSSFNETWKMPWGEQLNVLNNYNELKVELQESSKLKRKLNIVFRVYNDGIGFRYEFPKQEYLSEVLITEENTEFKLTGDHKVWWIPGDWDIYEHLYNTTKFSEIDAKQFANHENLAQTAIPNNAVNTPVTMKTESGLHLSFHEASLVDYSGMTLEVDPANFTMKSVLVGSENTSYKVKQKVPFNTPWRTIQIAEEAKDLIASNLILNLNEPNKLGDVSWFKPTKYTGIWWEMHLGKSSWDMASGKHGATTENAKAFIDFSAKNNIGAVLVEGWNTGWEHWIGFEDREGVFDFVTPYTDYDLQEVVRYGKEKGVEIVMHHETSAATETYEKQQDTAYALMQSLGIHTVKTGYVGKILPKGEFHHGQYMVNQYNNAIIKAAKYQVAINAHEPIKATGLRRTYPNTISREGLRGQEFNAWASDGGNPPEHLPIVAFTRMLAGPIDYTPGIFDIKFDAWKKENQVNTTIAQQLALYVVIYSPVQMAADLIENYEGNPALQFIKDVGVDWQETKVLNGEVGDFVTIARKERTSENWFVGGITDENSREMTIDFSFLDEGIYEATVYEDGKNAHWNDNPTDLNIRKIEINNQSKETLKLAAGGGFAISLIKK